The Candidozyma auris chromosome 1, complete sequence genome includes a region encoding these proteins:
- the FAD1 gene encoding FMN adenylyltransferase, whose amino-acid sequence MTQKQHRELCSFLVRCEQAYNLVHDFLNDTLPHGMISARARGYTYRPQRRSIVKEKVKKSLEVLEACIERHNIEEIAISYNGGKDCLVMLILLLATIHKRFSSETFTNPSLNLLPKDYRLDSIYINSEEPFPEVSKFIIDSTEYYSLNPITIKSTLKEGFQTYLDENPKIKTIVVGIRYADPYGSMLQYEQTTDDGWPKFLRIHPILHWHYVDIWDFIIGCDLDYCPLYDKGYTSIGGVDTTTPNEFLKIGNKFLPAYMLEEYADERERLGRNSKQRK is encoded by the exons atGACTCAAAAGCAGCACAGAGAGCTATGCAGCTTTCTTGTCAGATGCGAACAAGCATACAACTTGGTGCATGATTTCCTCAATGATACTTTACCCCATGGCATGATATCTGCTAGAGCAAGAGGCTACACTTATCGTCCGCAACGTCGTCTGATAGTTAAAgagaaagtgaagaaatcatTAGAGGTGCTTGAAGCTTGCATCGAAAGACATAA TATCGAAGAGATAGCTATCTCCTACAACGGAGGAAAGGACTGCTTGGTCATGCTCATTTTGCTATTAGCAACAATACATAAGCGCTTTCTGTCTGAAACATTCACAAATCCATCACTCAACTTACTACCTAAAGATTATAGACTTGACTCCATATACATTAACTCCGAAGAACCATTTCCCGAGGTTCTGAAGTTCATCATAGACTCCACGGAATATTATAGCCTTAACCCTATCACCATAAAGtcaactttgaaggagGGCTTCCAAACCTACTTAGATGAAAATCCTAAAATCAAAACTATCGTTGTTGGCATAAGATATGCCGATCCATATGGTTCCATGCTTCAATACGAGCAAACGACAGATGATGGATGGCCAAAGTTTCTTCGCATACATCCCATTTTACATTGGCATTATGTTGACATTTGGGACTTCATCATAGGTTGCGATTTGGACTACTGTCCGCTCTATGACAAAGGTTACACCTCGATTGGTGGCGTTGACACTACGACTCCCAACGAATTCCTCAAAATAGGGAACAAATTTTTGCCAGCATACATGCTTGAAGAGTATGCTGACGAGCGAGAACGCTTAGGGCGCAATAGTAAGCAAAGAAAGTAG
- the RTG1 gene encoding Rtg1p has translation MSSGSSQYKVPNINIHKEAGSPVNASELLSRSSDIKKQLSQSFQGSSSGGTSGGVQKPQSRRNSSIHIKNEEDEEDDQGNERKRRDNINEKIQELLGLVPSMYFQESTSRDDEDGAAKSTGTKDGKPNKGQILTKSVEYIQYLQNLIDDNNRKEVELLLRLKNLKMQQQGRGNVPLSADPTSAEIALGEIGVGPHSRKYFEEVLYQIANNKS, from the coding sequence ATGTCTTCAGGCTCATCGCAGTACAAAGTTccaaacatcaacatccaCAAGGAGGCTGGCTCTCCGGTGAATGCGAGTGAATTGCTAAGCAGGTCATCAGATATTAAAAAGCAGCTTTCACAATCTTTTCAAGGCAGCTCGTCAGGAGGCACCAGCGGTGGTGTTCAAAAACCTCAATCTAGAAGGAATTCATCAATACATATCAAGaacgaagaggatgaggaggatgatCAGGGCAATGAGAGAAAACGTCGTGACAATATTAACGAAAAAATACAAGAATTGCTAGGACTCGTTCCCTCTATGTACTTTCAAGAACTGACCTCTCGAGATGACGAGGATGGAGCAGCTAAAAGTACTGGAACCAAGGACGGTAAGCCAAACAAAGGTCAGATTTTGACTAAGTCGGTCGAGTACATCCAGTATTTACAGAATCTCATCGACGATAATAACAGAAAGGAAGTTGAGTTGTTGCTTCGGCTTAAGAATCTCAAGatgcaacaacaaggaagAGGTAATGTTCCTCTATCAGCAGACCCTACTAGCGCTGAGATTGCATTGGGTGAGATTGGTGTGGGGCCGCATTCGAGAAAGTATTTCGAAGAGGTCTTGTACCAGATTGCTAATAATAAGAGCTGA